Proteins from a genomic interval of Plasmodium reichenowi strain SY57 chromosome 13, whole genome shotgun sequence:
- a CDS encoding 26S proteasome regulatory subunit RPN11, putative, translating to AGVPMEVMGLMLGEIVDEYTIRIVDVFAMPQSGNSVSVEAVDPVYQTNMLEELKKTGRHEMVVGWYHSHPGFGCWLSGTDVNTQKSFEQLNPRTIGVVVDPIQSVKGKVVIDCFRLINPHILMLGQEPRQTTSNIGYLTKPTLTALVHGLNRNYYSIVINYRKNELEKNMLLNLHKDMWTNPLKLNDFHEQKKTSDETLEDIKKLTTLYNKNLRNEMKKTSEEILLENIGKIDAKKRIQNSVETLLNESILTCIGTMANTLFF from the exons GCTGGAGTACCTATGGAAGTTATGGGTTTAATGTTAGGCGAAATAGTTGATGAATACACCATAAGAATTGTTGATGTGTTCGCTATGCCTCAGTCGGGTAATAGTGTAAGTGTTGAAGCAGTAGACCCAGTTTATCAAACGAATATGTTAGaggaattaaaaaaaacaggCAGACATGAAATGGTCGTTGGATGGTATCACTCGCATCCTGGTTTTGGTTGTTGGTTATCAGGTACTGATGTAAATACTCAGAAAAGTTTTGAACAATTAAATCCAAGAACCATTGGTGTTGTAGTAGATCCTATACAATCTGTTAAAGGAAAAGTTGTTATTGATTGTTTTAGATTAATTAATCCACATATATTGATGTTAGGACAAGAACCAAGACAAACTACATCAAATATTGGTTATTTGACTAAACCAACCTTAACAGCTTTAGTTCATGGATTAAATAGAAACTATTATTCAATTGTTATTaattatagaaaaaatgaattagaaaaaaatatgttattaaaTTTACATAAAGATATGTGGACCAACCCcttaaaattaaatgatttccatgaacaaaaaaaaacctCAGATGAAACATtagaagatataaaaaaattaactaccttatataataaaaatcttcgtaatgaaatgaaaaaaacaaGTGAAGAAATACTTTTAGAAAATATTGGGAAAATTGATGCtaaaaaaagaatacaAAATTCGGTTGAAACGTTGTTAAACGAATCAATTCTCACATGTATAg GAACTATGGCAAATACCCTATTcttttaa
- a CDS encoding RNAse L inhibitor protein, putative — MKKKNKEDLYKENKLEASKLRIAIVSSDKCKPKKCHLECKKNCPIVKTGKFCIEVDHASKIAYISETLCIGCGICVKKCPFTSISIINLPKDINKDVVHRYGPNTFKLHRLPIPKLGQILGLVGTNGIGKSTALKILSSKLKPNLGKFNNPPEWRDILSFFRGNELQIFFTKLLEEKLSPIIKPQNVDLIPKQIKGNILEIINKKDKFNQKDKYIAELDLEHLLDRNVEDLSGGELQRFALLMSIIGQSTNVYMFDEPSSYLDIKQRISMAKIIHKLVKHDNYIIVVEHDLSILDYLSDYVCCLWGKAGAYGVVTCPFSVREGINIFLDGFVPTDNLRIREESLNFKLATDQDATDEDKKRLHFYNYPTMVKTLNSFSLTIDKGHFSESEIFVLLGQNGSGKSTFIRLFAGLIKPDNLESLSFLESLSVSYKPQQIQAKFTGTVRQLLMSKLKGLYNDPYFNNEIIKPLKIESILDNQVLTLSGGELQKVAIIVTLAKNTNIYLIDEPSAYLDSEQRIIVSKIIKRFILNTNKTAFIVEHDFIMATYLADHVIVFDGQAGVNTVANTPQTLAAGMNKFLKIIDVTFRRDPTNYRPRINKYDSVKDKEQKLN; from the coding sequence atgaagaagaaaaataaagaggatttatataaagagAACAAACTAGAGGCTTCAAAATTAAGAATAGCTATAGTAAGCAGTGATAAATGTAAACCAAAAAAATGTCACCTAGAATGTAAAAAGAATTGTCCTATAGTAAAAACAGGAAAGTTTTGTATAGAAGTAGATCATGCTTCAAAAATAGCATATATAAGTGAAACGTTATGTATAGGTTGTGGTATATGTGTAAAAAAATGTCCATTTACATCTATATCCATTATTAATTTACCTAAGGATATTAATAAAGATGTAGTACATAGATATGGTCCAAATACATTTAAATTACATAGATTACCCATACCTAAACTAGGACAAATCTTAGGTTTGGTTGGAACTAATGGTATAGGGAAATCAACAGCACTCAAAATTTTGTCTTCAAAATTAAAACCGAATTTAGGTAAATTTAATAACCCACCTGAATGGAGAGATATTTTGTCTTTTTTTAGAGGTAATGAATTgcaaatattttttacaaaattattaGAAGAAAAACTTTCTCCTATTATTAAACCACAGAATGTAGATTTAATACCCAAACAAATTAAAGGGAATATTCtagaaattattaataagaaagataaatttaatcaaaaagataaatatatagcGGAATTAGATTTAGAACATTTATTAGATAGAAATGTCGAAGATTTAAGTGGAGGAGAATTACAAAGATTTGCTCTCTTAATGTCTATAATCGGACAATCAACTAATGTGTATATGTTTGATGAACCTAGTAGTTATCTTGATATCAAACAAAGAATCTCTATGGcaaaaattattcataaaCTAGTTAAAcatgataattatattattgttgtcGAACATGATCTTTCCATCTTAGATTATCTTAGTGATTATGTATGTTGTCTATGGGGTAAAGCAGGAGCCTATGGTGTAGTTACATGCCCATTTTCTGTAAGAGAAGGTATTAATATCTTTCTAGATGGTTTTGTACCTACAGATAATTTAAGAATTCGTGAAGAATCtcttaattttaaattagCTACTGATCAAGATGCAACAgatgaagataaaaaaagattACATTTCTATAATTATCCAACCATGGTCAAAACATTAAATTCTTTCTCATTAACCATAGACAAAGGACATTTCTCCGAATCTgaaatttttgttttacTAGGACAAAATGGTAGTGGAAAAAGTACTTTCATACGTTTATTTGCTGGGCTAATTAAACCAGATAATTTAGAAAGCTTATCATTTCTTGAATCCTTAAGTGTTTCATATAAACCACAACAAATTCAAGCCAAATTTACAGGAACGGTCAGACAATTATTAATGTCCAAATTAAAAGGCTTATACAATGATccatattttaataatgaaattattaaaCCTTTAAAAATCGAATCTATTCTAGATAACCAAGTATTAACATTATCAGGAGGAGAATTACAAAAAGTTGCTATCATTGTTACATTAGCCAAAAATACAAACATATATCTAATTGACGAACCATCAGCTTACTTAGATTCAGAACAAAGAATTATTGTTTccaaaattattaaaagatttATTCTTAACACAAACAAAACAGCCTTCATTGTAGAACATGATTTTATTATGGCCACTTATTTAGCGGACCATGTTATTGTTTTTGATGGACAAGCAGGAGTAAACACCGTCGCCAACACACCTCAAACACTAGCAGCAGGTATGAACAAATTCTTGAAAATAATTGACGTAACATTTAGAAGGGACCCAACAAATTACAGGCCcagaataaataaatatgacAGTGTAAAGGATAAGGAGCAAAAATTAAACG
- a CDS encoding hypothetical protein (conserved Plasmodium protein, unknown function) yields MEVEWASKILSQLLIKEKCLKEKDVYALMGKFGDVNKIIHHMNEKLEPLGFIVNNELIKGEEYIILNSERMRNPSNKDSTRENEPFVNVKEEYLFNSKLKKNEISLYYLIIEYIISNNKNLKIDIGDTTYKSLCVQLNIKNAHTQKNILDKLIFYNWIEKKSGELTLGIRFFTDLIKFFPLNNLDKCSLCNNAIIVENKRCSHCLSVYHPHCFNHLAEKLSLCFVCKNAL; encoded by the exons atggAAGTGGAATGGGCATCAAAAATTCTATCacaattattaattaaagaaaag TGTTTAAAGGAAAAAGATGTGTATGCTTTAATGGGAAAGTTTGGGgatgtaaataaaattatacatcATATGAATGAAAAATTAGAACCTCTTGGATTTATAGTtaat aatgaattaattaaaggtgaagaatatataatattaaattctGAAAGAATGAGAAATCCTAGTAATAAAGATTCCACTAGAGAAAATGAACCTTTTGTAAATGTCAAAgaagaatatttatttaactctaaattaaaaaaaaatgaaataagtttatattatttaattattgaatatattattagtaataataaaaatttaaaaattgaCATAGGGGACACTACATATAAAAGTTTGTGTGTTCAattaaacataaaaaatgCTCATACccaaaaaaatatac tggacaaattaatattttataattgGATTGAAAAAAAGTCAGGGGAACTCACGTTAGGGATACGCTTTTTCACA gatttaataaaatttttccCCTTGAACAACTTGGATAAATGCTCATTGTGTAATAACGCAATAATTGTAGAg aataaaagGTGTAGTCATTGTTTATCCGTTTATCATCCTCACTGTTTCAATCATCTTGCCGAAAAATTGTCACTATGTTTTGTGTGCAAAAATgctttataa